One part of the Glycine soja cultivar W05 chromosome 11, ASM419377v2, whole genome shotgun sequence genome encodes these proteins:
- the LOC114374779 gene encoding uncharacterized protein LOC114374779 isoform X1: protein MGVMSRQVVPVCGNLCCVCPALRASSRQPVKRYKKLLADIFPRNQEAELNDRKIGKLCDYASKNPLRIPKITDNLEQICYKDLRYETFGSVKVVLCIYRKFLSSCKEQMPLFAGSLLEIIRTLLEQTRTDEIRILGCNALFEFLDCQTDGTYMFNLEGFIPKLCQLAQEVGEDERTLRLRSAGLQALSYMVRFIGEHSHLSMDLDEIISVTLENYPSLQSNSKRVMEDKLNLESLDLLVQGFPKLEDPSTDITKKDPLLLKAVTGTEIDYVLNTAKDPTYWSKVCLYHMVKLAREATTLRRVLEPLFHYFDTENQWSSEKGVADHVLMYLQSLLAESGDNSCLLLSILVKHLDHKNVAKQPILQINIINTTTKLAQNLKQQASVAILGAISDLIKHLRKCLQNSAEASSTGNDGLKLNTELQFALEMCILHLSKKVGDVGPILDLMAVVLENISSTAIIAGTTISAVYQTAKLIMSIPNVSYHKKAFPDALFHQLLLAMAHPDHETRVGAHSIFSLVLMPSPFSPQLDQKTNISQKVPSESFSIQHESFLGAEQINGKSMEGKAVFSVSGKYAVHPYHGHILSGALTDGQHELSSFRLSSHQVSLLLSSIWVQATSLDSGPANFEAMAHTYSIALLFTRSKTSSYMALVRCFQLAFSLMSLSLDQEGGLQPSRRRSLFTMASYMLIFSARAGNFPELIQKVKAFLTETTVDPFLELIDDVRLQAVYREPENIIYGSQEDDVSAMKTLSAVKLDDKQLKETVISCFLTKFSKLSEDELSSIKKQLVQGFSPDDAYPLGPPLFMETPGKSSPLAQIEFPDFDEIVAPLALMDEETQPEPSGSQSDRKSSLSSNSPDILSVNQLLQSVLETARQVASFPISSTPVPYDQMKNQCEALVTGKQQKMSILHSFKHQQETRALVLSSENETKVSPLPIKTLDYSEGDLKLVSQQPIQAQYQVRLCSYDFGQQHSLKLPPASPFDKFLKAAGC from the exons ATGGGGGTTATGTCCAGGCAGGTTGTGCCTGTCTGTGGCAACCTCTGTTGCGTCTGTCCTGCTCTGCGGGCAAGCTCCAGACAACCGGTGAAGCGTTATAAGAAGTTGCTAGCTGATATTTTCCCACGCAATCAG GAGGCTGAACTTAATGATAGAAAAATTGGAAAACTATGTGACTATGCTTCTAAGAACCCCCTAAGAATTCCCAAG ATTACTGATAACTTGGAGCAAATATGTTACAAAGATTTGCGTTATGAAACCTTTGGCTCAGTGAAAGTTGTCTTGTGCATATACAGGAAATTCTTATCGTCATGTAAGGAGCAGAT GCCACTTTTTGCTGGTAGTTTATTAGAGATCATTCGGACTCTTCTAGAACAAACCCGAACAGATGAAATCAGGATCTTAGGCTGCAACGCTCTTTTTGAGTTTTTAGATTGCCAG acagaTGGTACATACATGTTCAACTTAGAGGGTTTTATTCCTAAACTATGTCAACTGGCTCAAGAAGTGGGGGAAGACGAACGAACTCTGCGGCTACGTTCAGCTGGACTACAAGCTCTATCATATATG GTGCGTTTCATTGGTGAGCATTCCCATCTTTCCATGGATTTGGATGAA ATTATATCAGTGACTTTGGAGAATTACCCAAGTCTCCAATCTAACTCCAAACGTGTCATGGAAGATAAACTGAATTTAGAGTCCCTGGACCTGTTAGTACAGGGATTTCCCAAATTAGAAGACCCTTCAACAGATATCACTAAGAAGGATCCTTTGTTGCTGAAAGCTGTGACTGGAACTGAGATAGACTATGTGTT GAATACTGCTAAAGATCCTACATATTGGTCAAAGGTTTGCTTGTATCATATGGTCAAATTGGCAAGGGAAGCTACAACATTACGGCGTGTCCTAGAGCCTCTTTTTCACTATTTTGATACTGAAAATCAATGGTCTTCTGAAAAAGGAGTTGCTGATCATGTTTTGATGTACTTACAATCTCTTTTAGCAGAATCAG GAGATAACTCCTGTCTTCTTTTGTCCATTTTGGTCAAGCACTTGGATCATAAGAATGTTGCTAAGCAGCCTATCCTTCAGATTAATATCATTAACACTACAACAAAACTTGCACAAAATTTGAAGCAACAGGCTTCAGTTGCAATACTCGGTGCAATATCTGATCTCATTAAACATTTAAGGAAGTGTCTGCAAAATTCGGCTGAAGCTTCCAGCACTGGAAATGATGGGCTTAAGCTGAATACTGAACTCCAATTTGCCTTGGAAATGTGTATATTACATCTTTCCAAAAAG GTTGGGGATGTCGGACCCATTCTTGATTTGATGGCTGTGGTGTTAGAGAATATCTCAAGTACAGCCATCATAGCAGGAACAACAATCTCTGCTGTTTATCAAACTGCAAAGTTAATCATGTCCATTCCTAATGTATCATATCACAAAAAG GCTTTCCCTGATGCTTTGTTTCATCAATTGCTCCTGGCGATGGCTCATCCTGACCATGAAACACGAGTTGGAGCACACAGCATCTTTTCTTTAGTACTTATGCCATCTCCATTTTCTCCCCAGTTAgaccaaaaaacaaatatttctcAGAAGGTACCAAGCGAAAGCTTCTCCATTCAGCATGAAAGCTTTTTGGGAGCAGAACAGATCAATGGGAAATCTATGGAAGGAAAGGCAGTATTTAGTGTTAGTGGGAAATATGCAGTTCATCCATATCATGGCCACATCCTTTCTGGTGCTCTAACTGATGGACAACAT GAGCTAAGTTCTTTTCGGTTAAGCAGTCACCAAGTGAGTCTCTTGCTTTCTTCAATCTGGGTTCAAGCAACATCTTTGGACAGTGGCCCTGCAAATTTTGAGGCAATGGCTCACACTTATAGCATTGCTTTATTGTTCACTCGTTCAAAG ACATCCAGTTACATGGCTTTAGTAAGATGTTTCCAACTGGCATTTTCCCTCATGAGCCTCTCTCTGGACCAAGAAG GAGGTTTACAACCATCTCGCAGGAGATCTCTTTTTACTATGGCATCATACATGCTTATATTCTCAGCCAGGGCAGGCAATTTCCCCGAGCTAATTCAGAAAGTTAAAGCATTCCTGACCGAGACAACT GTAGATCCTTTTCTTGAGTTGATCGATGATGTCAGGCTGCAGGCTGTTTATAGAGAACCGGAGAACATAATTTATGGATCTCAAGAAGATGATGTGTCAGCTATGAAGACACTGTCAGCAGTAAAATTGGATGACAAGCAGTTGAAAGAGACTGTAATATCATGCTTCTTGACTAAATTTTCTAAATTATCAGAG GATGAGTTGTCAAGCATAAAGAAGCAACTTGTGCAGGGGTTTTCTCCTGATGATGCATATCCCCTGGGGCCTCCATTGTTTATGGAGACACCAGGGAAGTCTTCTCCACTTGCTCAGATTGAGTTCCCTGATTTTGACGAG ATTGTGGCTCCATTAGCTTTGATGGATGAAGAGACCCAGCCCGAACCAAGTGGAAGTCAGTCAGATCGTAAATCATCACTATCTAGCAATAGCCCGGACATTCTAAGTGTTAATCAACTCTTACAATCG GTTTTGGAAACCGCACGACAAGTGGCAAGTTTCCCCATTTCCTCAACTCCTGTACCTTATGATCAAATGAAGAACCAGTGTGAGGCACTTGTAACAGGGAAACAACAGAAAATGTCAATTCTTCACAGTTTCAAGCACCAGCAGGAGACTAGGGCACTAGTTCTTTCAAGTGAAAATGAAACGAAAGTTTCCCCTCTGCCAATTAag ACACTGGATTATTCAGAAGGTGATCTGAAGTTAGTGAGTCAGCAGCCAATTCAAGCACAATATCAAGTTCGCCTATGTTCATATGACTTTGGACAGCAACATTCTTTGAAACTACCACCTGCAAGCCCCTTTGATAAATTCTTGAAAGCTGCTGGATGTTAA
- the LOC114374779 gene encoding uncharacterized protein LOC114374779 isoform X2 produces the protein MPLFAGSLLEIIRTLLEQTRTDEIRILGCNALFEFLDCQTDGTYMFNLEGFIPKLCQLAQEVGEDERTLRLRSAGLQALSYMVRFIGEHSHLSMDLDEIISVTLENYPSLQSNSKRVMEDKLNLESLDLLVQGFPKLEDPSTDITKKDPLLLKAVTGTEIDYVLNTAKDPTYWSKVCLYHMVKLAREATTLRRVLEPLFHYFDTENQWSSEKGVADHVLMYLQSLLAESGDNSCLLLSILVKHLDHKNVAKQPILQINIINTTTKLAQNLKQQASVAILGAISDLIKHLRKCLQNSAEASSTGNDGLKLNTELQFALEMCILHLSKKVGDVGPILDLMAVVLENISSTAIIAGTTISAVYQTAKLIMSIPNVSYHKKAFPDALFHQLLLAMAHPDHETRVGAHSIFSLVLMPSPFSPQLDQKTNISQKVPSESFSIQHESFLGAEQINGKSMEGKAVFSVSGKYAVHPYHGHILSGALTDGQHELSSFRLSSHQVSLLLSSIWVQATSLDSGPANFEAMAHTYSIALLFTRSKTSSYMALVRCFQLAFSLMSLSLDQEGGLQPSRRRSLFTMASYMLIFSARAGNFPELIQKVKAFLTETTVDPFLELIDDVRLQAVYREPENIIYGSQEDDVSAMKTLSAVKLDDKQLKETVISCFLTKFSKLSEDELSSIKKQLVQGFSPDDAYPLGPPLFMETPGKSSPLAQIEFPDFDEIVAPLALMDEETQPEPSGSQSDRKSSLSSNSPDILSVNQLLQSVLETARQVASFPISSTPVPYDQMKNQCEALVTGKQQKMSILHSFKHQQETRALVLSSENETKVSPLPIKTLDYSEGDLKLVSQQPIQAQYQVRLCSYDFGQQHSLKLPPASPFDKFLKAAGC, from the exons AT GCCACTTTTTGCTGGTAGTTTATTAGAGATCATTCGGACTCTTCTAGAACAAACCCGAACAGATGAAATCAGGATCTTAGGCTGCAACGCTCTTTTTGAGTTTTTAGATTGCCAG acagaTGGTACATACATGTTCAACTTAGAGGGTTTTATTCCTAAACTATGTCAACTGGCTCAAGAAGTGGGGGAAGACGAACGAACTCTGCGGCTACGTTCAGCTGGACTACAAGCTCTATCATATATG GTGCGTTTCATTGGTGAGCATTCCCATCTTTCCATGGATTTGGATGAA ATTATATCAGTGACTTTGGAGAATTACCCAAGTCTCCAATCTAACTCCAAACGTGTCATGGAAGATAAACTGAATTTAGAGTCCCTGGACCTGTTAGTACAGGGATTTCCCAAATTAGAAGACCCTTCAACAGATATCACTAAGAAGGATCCTTTGTTGCTGAAAGCTGTGACTGGAACTGAGATAGACTATGTGTT GAATACTGCTAAAGATCCTACATATTGGTCAAAGGTTTGCTTGTATCATATGGTCAAATTGGCAAGGGAAGCTACAACATTACGGCGTGTCCTAGAGCCTCTTTTTCACTATTTTGATACTGAAAATCAATGGTCTTCTGAAAAAGGAGTTGCTGATCATGTTTTGATGTACTTACAATCTCTTTTAGCAGAATCAG GAGATAACTCCTGTCTTCTTTTGTCCATTTTGGTCAAGCACTTGGATCATAAGAATGTTGCTAAGCAGCCTATCCTTCAGATTAATATCATTAACACTACAACAAAACTTGCACAAAATTTGAAGCAACAGGCTTCAGTTGCAATACTCGGTGCAATATCTGATCTCATTAAACATTTAAGGAAGTGTCTGCAAAATTCGGCTGAAGCTTCCAGCACTGGAAATGATGGGCTTAAGCTGAATACTGAACTCCAATTTGCCTTGGAAATGTGTATATTACATCTTTCCAAAAAG GTTGGGGATGTCGGACCCATTCTTGATTTGATGGCTGTGGTGTTAGAGAATATCTCAAGTACAGCCATCATAGCAGGAACAACAATCTCTGCTGTTTATCAAACTGCAAAGTTAATCATGTCCATTCCTAATGTATCATATCACAAAAAG GCTTTCCCTGATGCTTTGTTTCATCAATTGCTCCTGGCGATGGCTCATCCTGACCATGAAACACGAGTTGGAGCACACAGCATCTTTTCTTTAGTACTTATGCCATCTCCATTTTCTCCCCAGTTAgaccaaaaaacaaatatttctcAGAAGGTACCAAGCGAAAGCTTCTCCATTCAGCATGAAAGCTTTTTGGGAGCAGAACAGATCAATGGGAAATCTATGGAAGGAAAGGCAGTATTTAGTGTTAGTGGGAAATATGCAGTTCATCCATATCATGGCCACATCCTTTCTGGTGCTCTAACTGATGGACAACAT GAGCTAAGTTCTTTTCGGTTAAGCAGTCACCAAGTGAGTCTCTTGCTTTCTTCAATCTGGGTTCAAGCAACATCTTTGGACAGTGGCCCTGCAAATTTTGAGGCAATGGCTCACACTTATAGCATTGCTTTATTGTTCACTCGTTCAAAG ACATCCAGTTACATGGCTTTAGTAAGATGTTTCCAACTGGCATTTTCCCTCATGAGCCTCTCTCTGGACCAAGAAG GAGGTTTACAACCATCTCGCAGGAGATCTCTTTTTACTATGGCATCATACATGCTTATATTCTCAGCCAGGGCAGGCAATTTCCCCGAGCTAATTCAGAAAGTTAAAGCATTCCTGACCGAGACAACT GTAGATCCTTTTCTTGAGTTGATCGATGATGTCAGGCTGCAGGCTGTTTATAGAGAACCGGAGAACATAATTTATGGATCTCAAGAAGATGATGTGTCAGCTATGAAGACACTGTCAGCAGTAAAATTGGATGACAAGCAGTTGAAAGAGACTGTAATATCATGCTTCTTGACTAAATTTTCTAAATTATCAGAG GATGAGTTGTCAAGCATAAAGAAGCAACTTGTGCAGGGGTTTTCTCCTGATGATGCATATCCCCTGGGGCCTCCATTGTTTATGGAGACACCAGGGAAGTCTTCTCCACTTGCTCAGATTGAGTTCCCTGATTTTGACGAG ATTGTGGCTCCATTAGCTTTGATGGATGAAGAGACCCAGCCCGAACCAAGTGGAAGTCAGTCAGATCGTAAATCATCACTATCTAGCAATAGCCCGGACATTCTAAGTGTTAATCAACTCTTACAATCG GTTTTGGAAACCGCACGACAAGTGGCAAGTTTCCCCATTTCCTCAACTCCTGTACCTTATGATCAAATGAAGAACCAGTGTGAGGCACTTGTAACAGGGAAACAACAGAAAATGTCAATTCTTCACAGTTTCAAGCACCAGCAGGAGACTAGGGCACTAGTTCTTTCAAGTGAAAATGAAACGAAAGTTTCCCCTCTGCCAATTAag ACACTGGATTATTCAGAAGGTGATCTGAAGTTAGTGAGTCAGCAGCCAATTCAAGCACAATATCAAGTTCGCCTATGTTCATATGACTTTGGACAGCAACATTCTTTGAAACTACCACCTGCAAGCCCCTTTGATAAATTCTTGAAAGCTGCTGGATGTTAA